A genomic stretch from Cloacibacterium caeni includes:
- a CDS encoding methionine aminotransferase, producing MKLPIKHHGAEITIFSEMTALANQFGAVNLSQGFPDDDIDQALKKFLAEGTNKNFNQYAPSFGFPALIENLITFNHARKNPIDFSSSEITITPGASYGIYTALSAILEIGDEVIVLEPAYDSYIPSIEMNGAKPVLVSLNEDFLPDFEKIKTAITEKTKAILINSPHNPTGKIWRKEDFERLYQLIKDTEIIVISDEVYDLITFDNAEFYSIFHHAELRHRSFAIFSFGKMFHLTGWKVGYILACEALTKAFRKVHQYISFSVNTPAQYALAKYLEVFNPEKNQQYLQEKRDFFLAQFKDLPFTFKEKSEGSYFQIASYENISNLPDKEFCIWLTKEYHVATIPLCSFYQDQRNTGMIRFCFSKRTETILKAAENLRRLV from the coding sequence ATGAAATTACCTATAAAACATCACGGAGCCGAAATCACTATTTTTTCTGAAATGACGGCACTTGCTAATCAATTTGGAGCGGTGAATCTGTCACAAGGTTTTCCTGATGATGACATCGATCAAGCTTTGAAGAAGTTTCTTGCGGAAGGAACGAATAAAAATTTTAATCAATACGCTCCTAGTTTTGGTTTTCCTGCGTTGATAGAAAATCTTATCACGTTTAATCATGCCAGAAAAAATCCGATAGATTTTTCTTCTTCGGAAATTACGATTACACCAGGAGCAAGTTATGGAATTTATACCGCGCTTTCTGCGATTTTAGAAATTGGCGATGAAGTGATAGTGCTGGAACCTGCTTATGATAGCTACATTCCATCGATTGAAATGAATGGGGCAAAGCCTGTTTTGGTTTCTTTGAATGAAGATTTTTTACCCGATTTTGAAAAAATTAAAACGGCAATTACTGAAAAAACAAAAGCTATCCTTATCAATTCCCCGCATAATCCTACGGGAAAAATTTGGAGAAAAGAAGATTTTGAAAGGCTCTATCAACTCATTAAAGACACTGAAATCATCGTTATCTCCGATGAAGTGTATGATTTAATTACCTTTGATAACGCTGAATTTTATAGTATTTTTCATCATGCGGAACTTAGACATAGGAGTTTTGCGATTTTTTCTTTTGGGAAAATGTTTCATCTCACGGGTTGGAAAGTTGGGTATATTTTGGCTTGTGAAGCATTGACCAAAGCTTTTAGAAAAGTGCATCAGTACATCAGTTTCAGTGTAAATACTCCTGCTCAATATGCTTTGGCGAAATATTTAGAGGTTTTTAATCCTGAAAAAAATCAACAGTATTTGCAGGAAAAAAGAGATTTCTTTTTGGCTCAATTTAAAGATTTGCCTTTTACTTTTAAGGAAAAATCAGAAGGAAGCTATTTTCAGATTGCCAGTTATGAGAACATTTCTAACTTACCTGACAAGGAATTCTGCATTTGGCTCACGAAAGAGTACCATGTTGCCACGATACCGCTTTGTTCGTTTTACCAAGACCAAAGAAACACGGGAATGATTAGATTCTGCTTCAGTAAAAGGACAGAAACGATATTAAAAGCTGCTGAAAATTTGAGAAGGTTAGTTTGA
- a CDS encoding tetratricopeptide repeat protein has translation MIKNYSLIFLLFFTGLFGQFQNFETSENNKHINYNYEKILWNFPNFSCDTNSLKKYLQPLKNNTKPSAQIIYNILAAEGIANCEDRITEHSNNLFKKAIKQAEKTNPELEVVANIYYAKYLYRYRKMEKALPFFLKAYHLLEKHPNKKHIRPDESYKWIGYYFGTIGDIESSVKSLEKAKSLSKNQEADYASILDALGLHYFNNGNLVKAEDYFNQVESISKSINDKLRYAKALGNLSLIHWKRGETENAKKLLMKDITISERLKENQNTMYAYTLFGEFLTQEKKYSEAHEALQKALQIAESKSYFQANEIKIQQLLTSVYKNLNNKDGELQSYKRINELEEELKKTDGDLALNNANLLMQKSKLEQANNEAYYQKEKSALMRKVYIIITLLTFILIGFIYAHSRKKLRNRELIYKQKVMGLEMDKLKFEQKISETQQNLDAQVEFLKNKNIQIHTLKSEIEKIKNSNSYYLEEQQGELHTLLQSHLMTDENWENFKREFIKVYPKFYQKIQSEYPDLTDSNYRIILLKKLDFNNVEISELLGITIDAVKKSNQRMKKKLGDRYDELSEIINKS, from the coding sequence ATGATTAAAAATTACTCCCTTATTTTTTTGTTGTTTTTCACAGGCCTTTTTGGACAGTTTCAAAACTTTGAAACTTCTGAAAATAATAAACATATAAATTATAACTACGAAAAAATTCTCTGGAATTTTCCTAATTTTAGTTGTGACACCAACTCACTCAAAAAGTATTTACAACCACTGAAAAACAATACAAAACCCAGCGCACAAATCATTTATAATATTCTAGCTGCAGAAGGTATTGCCAACTGTGAGGATAGGATTACGGAACACAGCAACAACCTTTTCAAAAAAGCAATAAAACAGGCAGAAAAAACAAACCCAGAACTAGAAGTAGTTGCCAATATCTATTACGCCAAATATCTCTACCGCTATAGAAAAATGGAGAAAGCACTTCCTTTTTTCCTAAAAGCTTACCATCTTCTTGAAAAACATCCTAATAAAAAACATATCCGCCCAGATGAATCTTATAAATGGATTGGTTATTATTTCGGAACCATTGGTGATATCGAATCTTCTGTTAAGTCTCTGGAAAAAGCTAAATCTCTTTCCAAAAATCAGGAAGCAGACTATGCCAGTATTTTAGATGCATTAGGTTTGCACTATTTTAATAATGGTAACCTTGTAAAAGCTGAAGATTATTTCAATCAAGTAGAAAGTATCTCCAAATCAATAAATGATAAACTGAGATATGCGAAAGCCTTGGGAAACCTTTCTTTGATACACTGGAAAAGAGGAGAAACAGAAAACGCTAAAAAGCTTTTAATGAAAGATATCACTATATCTGAGCGGCTAAAAGAAAACCAAAATACCATGTATGCATACACCTTATTCGGAGAGTTTTTAACACAGGAAAAAAAGTATAGCGAGGCACACGAAGCACTTCAAAAAGCTTTACAAATCGCAGAATCAAAATCATATTTTCAGGCTAATGAGATTAAAATACAGCAACTACTGACATCGGTTTACAAAAACCTAAATAACAAAGATGGGGAACTTCAAAGCTATAAACGAATTAATGAACTGGAAGAAGAATTGAAAAAAACAGACGGAGATTTAGCCCTAAATAATGCCAATCTTCTGATGCAAAAATCGAAGTTAGAACAAGCAAACAATGAGGCTTATTATCAGAAAGAAAAATCAGCATTAATGCGAAAGGTTTACATCATTATCACTCTTCTTACATTTATCTTGATTGGGTTTATTTATGCACATTCCAGAAAAAAATTACGAAACCGTGAACTCATTTACAAGCAGAAAGTTATGGGGCTGGAAATGGACAAGTTGAAATTTGAACAGAAAATTTCAGAAACTCAACAAAACCTTGATGCTCAGGTAGAATTCCTTAAAAATAAAAATATACAGATTCACACATTAAAATCTGAGATTGAAAAAATAAAGAACTCAAATTCTTACTATCTTGAAGAACAGCAGGGAGAACTTCATACATTATTGCAATCACATCTGATGACCGATGAAAATTGGGAGAACTTTAAAAGAGAATTCATAAAAGTCTATCCAAAATTTTACCAAAAAATTCAAAGTGAATATCCAGATCTTACAGACTCTAATTACAGAATTATTCTGTTGAAAAAACTTGATTTCAATAATGTTGAAATTTCTGAACTTTTAGGTATTACAATTGATGCAGTGAAAAAATCCAATCAAAGAATGAAGAAAAAATTAGGCGACCGATATGATGAGCTGTCTGAAATTATAAACAAATCTTAA
- a CDS encoding M28 family metallopeptidase, giving the protein MKLTRIFVPIVASLVLYSCASNNLSYEGKAFKTAYESIKADELKKNLIVIASDEMEGRQTGSEGQKKAGVYMIDYYKNLGVSYPKALGSYYQKVPKEALKSRRGELPDSENILAFIEGTEKPEEIIVISAHYDHVGTNNGVVYNGADDDGSGTVAVMEIAEAFQQAKKAGKGPKRSILFLHVTGEEHGLLGSKYYSENPVFDLKNTVANLNIDMIGRSDKENEGKNYVYVIGSDMLSTELKVINEAANKITHNLELNYKYDDPNDPMRLYYRSDHYNFAKHGIPVAFFFDGIHEDYHQPTDDPEKIDYPLLQKRAQLVFATAWELANRKERIVVDKK; this is encoded by the coding sequence ATGAAATTGACAAGAATTTTTGTTCCAATAGTAGCATCATTGGTATTGTACAGTTGTGCTTCTAATAACCTATCCTACGAAGGAAAAGCTTTTAAAACCGCCTATGAATCCATTAAGGCAGATGAACTGAAGAAAAACCTTATAGTCATTGCTTCAGACGAGATGGAAGGCAGACAAACCGGCTCTGAAGGTCAAAAAAAAGCAGGCGTTTACATGATAGATTACTATAAAAACTTAGGCGTTTCTTATCCAAAAGCATTGGGAAGTTATTATCAAAAAGTCCCAAAAGAAGCGCTAAAAAGCAGAAGAGGGGAGCTTCCTGACTCAGAAAATATACTGGCATTTATTGAAGGAACAGAAAAACCAGAGGAAATCATCGTGATTTCTGCACACTATGACCACGTTGGAACCAATAACGGAGTAGTGTACAATGGTGCAGATGACGACGGAAGTGGAACAGTTGCGGTAATGGAAATCGCAGAAGCATTCCAACAAGCCAAGAAAGCAGGAAAAGGTCCAAAACGTTCCATTCTTTTCTTACATGTAACTGGGGAAGAACACGGTTTATTGGGTTCTAAATATTATTCCGAGAATCCAGTATTTGATTTAAAGAACACCGTGGCAAACCTAAATATCGACATGATTGGTAGAAGTGATAAAGAAAACGAAGGCAAAAACTATGTCTACGTCATCGGTTCTGATATGCTTTCTACTGAGTTAAAAGTCATCAATGAAGCTGCCAACAAAATTACACACAATCTTGAACTCAACTATAAATATGATGATCCGAATGATCCAATGAGATTATACTACAGAAGTGACCATTATAACTTTGCAAAACACGGAATTCCTGTAGCGTTTTTCTTTGACGGCATCCACGAAGATTATCATCAACCAACAGATGATCCAGAAAAGATTGATTATCCTTTACTTCAAAAAAGAGCACAATTGGTTTTTGCTACCGCTTGGGAACTAGCCAATCGCAAAGAGAGAATTGTAGTAGATAAAAAATAG